GCCCCCAACCAGCTTCTTCAATCGTGCTGCAAACGAAACGGATGATGACACAGAAGAAGATTTGGAAAGCATTCTTGATGAGTGCCTGGCAGCTGGCTTGTATAACCATAGCCTGAGCTGGCATTACCGTAGCCGCCATGAAAGCCTGATTGCCTTCTCAAATCATCATTATTACAGCAATAACTTAATAACGTTTCCAGCTCCCGAAACTCGTCAAAGTGCTGTTCATTGGTACAAAGTGGCGGGTGTGTATTCCAAAGGAAAAGGGCGCCATAACCAGGCTGAGGCAGAAGCTATCGTTGCAGAAACCGTGAAACGATTAAAAGATAAAAACTTTATCACGTCGGGGAAATCAATCGGCATCATCACACTAAACACGGAACAGCAAAGTCTCATCAGTGATTTGCTGGATCGTGCCCGGCAGCAGTATCCCGAAATTGAACCTTATTTTCAGCCTGAACTGGAAGAACCGGTTGTTGTTAAAAATCTTGAAACTGTACAAGGCGATGAACGAGATCTGATTATGCTTGGTATTGGATATGGGCCTACAGAACCTGGCGCTAATTCAATGTCAATGAATTTCGGGCCTTTGAATCGCCAGGGTGGCTGGCGCAGGCTGAACGTTGCTGTCACACGTGCACGTCAGGAGATGATAGTTTTCAGCTCGTTTGACCCATCACTTATCGATCTTAACCGCACTAATGCAGAGGCTGTTTCTCAGTTGAAACATTTTATCGAATTCGCTCAGCGCGGCCCGGTAGCCCTGGCTCAGGCTGTGCGTGGTTCGGTGGGTAGTTATGATTCGCCTTTTGAAGAGGCGGTTGCAAACGGACTGAGAAGAAAAGGCTGGCAGGTGGTACCGCAAATTGGCGTATCACGCTTTCGCATAGATCTAGGGATTGTTCATCCTGATAAACCCGGTGATTATCTCGTAGGCGTTGAATGCGATGGTGCGACCTATCATAGCGCAGCCACTGCACGAGATCGTGACAAGGTTCGAAGCACAATCCTGCAAGGGCTTGGCTGGAAGCTGCTTCGTCTGTGGTCAACGGATTGGTGGATTGATAAAGAAGGTGCGCTTGAAAAATTGCATACAGCAATTGTTAAGCTGCTTGAAGAATCCAGAGCCGCAGATACAGCTGTTGCAGAAGCTAATAATCATGAGAAGGGAACATTAGCTATAGAGAGTGAGGCTAACGTCATCCGCGAAAAGACTGCTTTGAAGAATGCAGCTCAGGTGGCCAATGATGAAGAGTTATTAGCATCAGTTACAAATATCAAAGTCGAATCCGAATCAGAAGAAAATAAAGAGGAGGCAGAGGCGCTCTCATCGGAACTCAAATATGCCAGTGCAGCGACATCTGATAAAAACGCTTGTAAAACTGCAGGTAAATATATTGTTAATAACCTGCAGGAATGGCAAGGCTGCACTGAACCAGAGAAATTCTATATGGCGGAATATGATGAAACGCTAAAAAATCTCGTTGCAGAAATTGTTAACCGCGAGGCTCCTGTCCTTGACACTGCATTGGTGCAGCGTATTGCCCGTGCACATGGGTTTACTCGTGCGGGAAGGCTTATTCGCGAGCGTATAATGGAACTTGTTGATCACCATTATTATGTTGCAACAGATGATAATGGTGAAGATTTTGTATGGCTTTCTGAGGCGCAGAGAAAAGAGTGGAATTCGTTCCGCTTGCCAGCGACAGAAGCTGACATACGACAAGTTGATGCTATTCCAAGTGAGGAGTTGCGTGCCCTTGCGATGAGTGTTAGTGGTGCAAACAAAATACCCAAAATGATTAAATTGCTGGGCATTAAAAGAGTTACCAGTCAGGTAAGACAACGACTTGAACTGGTAATCTAAAAAAAAGGCCGCTTACAAAATTAAGCGGCCTTAATTTAATATCCTGCATAGCCTTAAAGGAAAAGAATTTCTGTTCCGTATGCCACCATCATAGAACACAGCGTAAACCCTGAGCAGCCACGCTGCTCAGACACATCTTTCACTCACTTCCTTGCTTAAACCCCGTCGCTGCCGCAGCAGGTAACACCGGATGACCGCTCAGGCGAAGCTGCGCACGTTCGCCGTCATGGTGCAGTTCGCCGTGAGCGCCAAGCGGCAGCGTGACGGTCTCCTGTTCATGGCCGAAGGCAAGGCCGGTCAGCACCGGGATCCCGAGCCGCTCGCGCAGCAGGGCGGCGACGCTTTCAAGGTTATAGCCGTCGTCGTAGTCGTTCACGGCGGCGGCAGTGAAGCTCCCGAGGATAAGCGCCTTCTGACGCGCCAGAATCCCGGCCGCATGCAGTTGCAGCAGCATACGCTCAACGCGGAACGGGTGTTCGTTGATGTCTTCGACCACCAGAATGCCGCCGTCGATGACCGGCATCCACGGCGTGCCGGTGATGGACGCCAGCATGGCCAGGTTCCCGCCCCAGACGGTGCCTGCGGTTTCGCAGGGCGCGCCGTCGCTGCGCCACGCAAGCGTGAATTGCGGTTCGGTCAGCGCCTGCCAGAAGTGTCGCCAGGTAAAATCGTTCATCTCCGGCGCGCCGAAATTCCCGGCCAGCATCGGGCCGCTGAACGTTATCGTGTTGCCACGCGCCAGCAGCAGCATCTGCAGCGCCGTGAAATCGCTGTGGCCGCAAATCAGCAGCGGGTTCTCCCGCTGGCGGGCAATCAAGGGCTTCGGATCAAAGCGCTCCAGCAGGCGCGTCATCCCGTAGCCACCGCGTACCGGCATCACGATCGCGCCATTTTCAGACAATGCGCTTAACGCCTGTAAATCGCCGAGACGCTCATCGTCGCGCCCGGCGAAACGCTGCATCCGGCGCGTGATAACATGCTGATTTTTTACGATTATTCCGGCCTCTTCGAGACGGCGTACGCCGCGCCAGGCAGCGTCCTGATTAATGCAGTAGCCCGACGGGGCGATGAG
This sequence is a window from Cronobacter sakazakii. Protein-coding genes within it:
- the ldcA gene encoding muramoyltetrapeptide carboxypeptidase gives rise to the protein MVSVHLIAPSGYCINQDAAWRGVRRLEEAGIIVKNQHVITRRMQRFAGRDDERLGDLQALSALSENGAIVMPVRGGYGMTRLLERFDPKPLIARQRENPLLICGHSDFTALQMLLLARGNTITFSGPMLAGNFGAPEMNDFTWRHFWQALTEPQFTLAWRSDGAPCETAGTVWGGNLAMLASITGTPWMPVIDGGILVVEDINEHPFRVERMLLQLHAAGILARQKALILGSFTAAAVNDYDDGYNLESVAALLRERLGIPVLTGLAFGHEQETVTLPLGAHGELHHDGERAQLRLSGHPVLPAAAATGFKQGSE